A portion of the Cellulophaga algicola DSM 14237 genome contains these proteins:
- a CDS encoding beta-ketoacyl-[acyl-carrier-protein] synthase family protein: MNNRVVITGLGVCAPNGVNLSDFTHSLKNGISGIRFQQELADLEFGCHIAGKPQVTDAHKQAYFTPLQLRALNSTGIVYGVIAGVDAWKDAKLPIKNTTSPDWDNGIIFGTGILGVDQFRESIHLIDAKNTRRLGSTSVMQTMASGISAYLGGILGCGNQVTTNSSACTTGTEGILMAYERIKLGKANVILTGSCSDSGPYVWGGFDAMRILPRTYNNNPTNASRPMSASATGFVAGSGAGALVLESLDSALKRGVPIYAEVLGGAVNSGGQRGEGTMTAPNSEAVQRCIVDAVRDAHINFADIDVINGHLTATAKDALEIENWSKALGRKESNFPYINSFKGIFGHCLAAAGSIEAVASILQFKEGLVFGNSNCEDLHPDITRLIAPHKIPQQTIKHQPKIMAKASFGFGDVNACAIFKEYIN; the protein is encoded by the coding sequence ATGAATAACCGTGTGGTCATTACAGGTTTGGGAGTTTGCGCGCCAAACGGCGTTAACCTATCAGATTTCACCCATTCTTTAAAGAATGGAATTAGTGGTATCCGTTTCCAACAAGAATTGGCAGATTTAGAATTTGGGTGCCATATTGCAGGAAAGCCACAAGTAACAGATGCTCACAAACAGGCCTATTTTACACCATTACAATTGCGTGCTTTAAATTCTACGGGCATTGTCTATGGCGTAATCGCTGGTGTAGATGCATGGAAAGATGCTAAATTACCTATTAAAAATACTACTTCTCCGGATTGGGATAACGGAATTATTTTTGGTACCGGAATACTAGGGGTAGATCAATTTAGGGAATCTATTCATTTAATTGATGCCAAAAACACCCGTCGGTTGGGCAGTACCTCTGTTATGCAAACTATGGCTAGTGGCATAAGTGCTTATCTAGGTGGTATATTAGGTTGCGGTAATCAAGTAACCACAAATTCTTCGGCATGTACTACAGGTACCGAAGGTATTCTAATGGCGTATGAACGCATTAAGTTAGGGAAGGCAAACGTCATACTTACAGGTAGTTGTAGTGATAGTGGACCTTATGTTTGGGGTGGATTTGATGCCATGCGAATACTGCCAAGAACCTATAACAATAATCCTACGAATGCCAGTAGACCTATGAGTGCCTCTGCAACTGGTTTTGTAGCAGGGAGTGGGGCGGGAGCATTGGTGTTAGAGTCCTTAGATAGCGCATTAAAAAGAGGCGTTCCAATTTATGCTGAAGTTCTTGGGGGTGCCGTGAATAGTGGCGGACAAAGAGGTGAAGGCACTATGACAGCACCAAATAGTGAAGCGGTACAGCGCTGTATTGTTGATGCCGTTAGAGATGCCCATATTAATTTTGCAGATATTGATGTCATAAATGGGCATTTGACAGCAACAGCTAAAGACGCACTAGAAATAGAGAATTGGAGTAAGGCCTTGGGTCGTAAAGAAAGCAATTTTCCTTATATCAATTCTTTCAAAGGTATTTTTGGTCACTGCTTAGCCGCTGCTGGGAGTATTGAAGCTGTTGCAAGCATACTACAATTTAAGGAAGGTCTTGTGTTTGGAAATAGCAACTGTGAAGATTTGCATCCTGACATTACGCGGCTCATAGCCCCACATAAAATTCCTCAACAAACTATAAAGCATCAACCTAAAATTATGGCAAAAGCAAGCTTTGGCTTTGGAGATGTAAATGCATGTGCTATTTTTAAAGAATATATAAACTAA
- a CDS encoding glycerate kinase, producing MKFVIAPDKFKGSLTGIEFCDAVEEGLLKVFPQADIIKIPLADGGDGTVDVIKNYIHGTMVTVSVNNPHFKQVEASYLYSDETKTAFIEMAEASGLKLLDADDFDCMNASSYGTGELIADCVSRGAEHLILGIGGSATNDAGIGMLTALGFEFFDVNKQLLKPIGANLIYIDHIGTDKVAKNLKKLKVKVACDVTNPLYGKDGAAYIYAAQKGANEKQIVALDLGLQQFARVVNSMYAIEVQSIQGGGAAGGMGVGVSVFLNGTLASGIELIKELADFDTQIKDADWIITGEGKLDLQSLSGKTIQGVLTAAHKEKIKVAALCGVVDLSIAAQEALGITYTTAILKEITTIEEAMATSTDNLVFAAYNFARCIS from the coding sequence ATGAAATTTGTAATTGCACCCGATAAATTTAAAGGCTCTCTAACTGGTATTGAATTTTGCGATGCTGTAGAAGAGGGACTCCTAAAAGTATTTCCGCAAGCGGATATTATAAAAATTCCTTTAGCCGATGGCGGCGATGGTACTGTTGATGTTATTAAAAATTACATTCACGGTACCATGGTTACCGTATCCGTAAATAATCCGCATTTTAAACAGGTAGAAGCCTCGTATTTATATTCTGATGAAACCAAAACTGCCTTTATAGAAATGGCAGAAGCTTCTGGCTTAAAATTATTAGATGCTGATGATTTTGATTGTATGAATGCCAGTAGCTATGGTACAGGAGAACTAATTGCAGATTGTGTGAGTAGGGGAGCAGAACACTTAATTTTAGGTATTGGAGGTAGCGCTACTAATGATGCTGGAATAGGCATGTTAACCGCTTTAGGCTTTGAGTTTTTTGATGTCAATAAGCAACTACTGAAACCCATTGGTGCTAATTTGATCTATATTGACCATATTGGTACCGATAAAGTAGCTAAAAATTTAAAGAAATTAAAGGTAAAGGTTGCGTGCGATGTTACTAATCCACTGTACGGAAAAGATGGAGCTGCCTATATTTATGCTGCCCAGAAAGGAGCAAACGAGAAGCAGATAGTAGCGCTAGATCTTGGACTGCAACAGTTTGCCCGTGTGGTTAATTCTATGTATGCTATAGAGGTACAATCCATTCAAGGTGGTGGTGCCGCGGGAGGAATGGGCGTAGGGGTTTCTGTATTTTTAAACGGCACACTTGCATCAGGCATCGAGCTAATAAAAGAATTGGCAGATTTTGATACTCAAATAAAAGATGCTGATTGGATTATTACGGGAGAGGGGAAACTGGACCTTCAATCATTATCAGGAAAAACAATACAAGGGGTATTGACCGCTGCGCATAAAGAAAAAATAAAAGTTGCCGCTTTGTGCGGAGTTGTAGATTTATCTATAGCAGCACAAGAAGCATTGGGCATCACCTATACTACAGCTATCTTAAAAGAAATTACCACTATAGAAGAAGCTATGGCAACGAGTACTGATAATTTGGTTTTTGCGGCTTATAATTTTGCCCGTTGTATTAGTTAA
- a CDS encoding sodium:solute symporter, which translates to MNYLDYIIIIVYLLAFLAMGFFFKENKTSGDYFLGGKSMGWFPLSLSTMATQLSAVSFISAPAFVGLKQGGGMQWLTYEFGVPLAMAFLLIVLLPTLYKSGIVSVYEYLEKRFDSSSRLLISVVFQISRSVATGVMVYAMALILQATIQLDFVVSVLLIGIITMIYSFQGGMKAVIWGDVIQMTILFFGIIICLFYGFSELGGVDNFLTKVDPDRIQAVDFSKWGFNNADGNDEFGFWPMVLGGFFLYASYYGTDQTQSQRLLSSKDMPSLKKLLLANGLLRFPFTLTYCIMGLVLGTLLVQDVSYQEMIDTVYNANIGSLEGKRADLMVPVFIIKYLPNGVIGILIVAIMSAAMSSLSSTVNSLSAVTMEDIVKRFKPNIEDKKYISYSRYLSIFWGLVCLFFAFFAGSIEGTVIEVINKISSVFYGPILAVFILAIATKKTHALGANIGIISGVLFNMYLWLYVPQIFWFWWNALGCLVTIIVALSVSYIVKAKPKEGLEVVYDPSRKELAILVVYFCVIVLISTSLPAILS; encoded by the coding sequence ATGAACTATCTAGATTATATTATTATAATAGTATATCTCTTAGCTTTTTTAGCTATGGGCTTCTTTTTTAAAGAGAATAAAACTTCCGGAGATTACTTTTTAGGCGGTAAATCTATGGGGTGGTTTCCTTTGAGTTTATCCACAATGGCAACACAATTATCAGCAGTTAGTTTTATTTCTGCTCCCGCTTTTGTAGGTTTAAAACAGGGGGGAGGTATGCAATGGCTTACCTATGAATTTGGGGTGCCATTGGCTATGGCCTTTTTATTAATCGTTCTCTTACCTACCTTATATAAATCTGGTATAGTCAGTGTTTACGAGTACTTAGAAAAACGTTTTGATTCTTCTTCCAGACTCTTAATTAGTGTTGTTTTTCAGATTAGTAGGTCGGTAGCCACTGGAGTTATGGTCTATGCCATGGCGCTGATATTACAGGCGACCATCCAATTAGATTTTGTTGTTTCTGTGCTGTTAATTGGTATTATTACCATGATCTATTCGTTTCAAGGCGGAATGAAAGCGGTCATTTGGGGCGATGTGATTCAGATGACCATTCTCTTTTTCGGAATCATTATTTGTTTGTTTTACGGTTTTAGTGAGTTGGGTGGCGTAGATAATTTCTTAACGAAAGTAGATCCAGACCGTATTCAAGCAGTAGATTTTAGTAAATGGGGTTTTAATAATGCCGATGGGAATGATGAATTTGGTTTTTGGCCTATGGTCTTAGGAGGTTTCTTTTTATATGCCTCTTACTACGGAACAGACCAAACGCAATCCCAACGTTTATTGTCTTCTAAAGATATGCCTTCGTTAAAAAAGTTACTATTAGCCAATGGTTTACTGCGGTTCCCTTTTACCTTAACCTATTGTATTATGGGATTGGTGCTTGGAACACTTTTAGTGCAAGATGTTAGTTATCAAGAAATGATTGATACTGTTTATAATGCAAATATTGGCTCTTTAGAAGGTAAAAGGGCAGATTTAATGGTCCCTGTATTTATTATAAAATACTTGCCTAACGGAGTTATTGGTATTTTAATAGTCGCTATTATGTCTGCAGCAATGTCTAGCTTAAGTTCTACTGTAAATTCACTTTCTGCGGTGACTATGGAAGATATTGTAAAGCGTTTTAAACCCAATATTGAAGACAAAAAATACATCAGCTACTCTAGATACTTATCTATTTTTTGGGGCTTAGTATGTTTATTCTTTGCTTTTTTTGCGGGGAGTATTGAGGGTACCGTAATTGAGGTTATTAATAAAATTAGTTCTGTTTTTTACGGACCTATACTGGCGGTATTTATTTTGGCAATTGCTACTAAAAAAACACATGCTTTAGGGGCTAATATTGGGATCATATCTGGTGTCCTTTTTAATATGTACTTATGGCTGTATGTTCCCCAAATATTCTGGTTCTGGTGGAATGCATTAGGTTGTTTAGTTACAATTATCGTTGCATTAAGCGTTAGTTATATTGTGAAGGCTAAACCAAAAGAAGGGCTAGAAGTGGTCTACGATCCTAGTAGAAAAGAACTCGCTATCTTAGTCGTTTATTTTTGCGTAATTGTATTAATAAGCACCTCCTTACCTGCTATTTTAAGTTAA
- a CDS encoding TonB-dependent receptor, protein MKNLIFAFVCILGFSSVSAQTEIKGVVNDDSGIPVAGANIIIKGTTAGTISDFDGNYSLNSGLTGTQTIRVTYIGYGVVEKQVTLNGGTVQVDIVMIESGEQLDEILLTATSTTRSQKESPLSVTSLGAKQLAKANTSSQADILIGVPGITAEGGGGEVASNVFVRGLPSGGQYQYTPLQIDGMPVLSTFGLNSSAHDVYFRNDIGIKNLEFVRGGSSILYGVGSVAGIINYNSITGGVNQKTTIRTEVATNSRYKADFVTSGPLGGEDSNTFYALSGFYRYDDGPIKTGLPTEGFQLRGNLKQVTKNGSITFSGQFIDDKVQFFLPYPLEGGSRDRPTGNDGNTIYTLQTAAASNISYRTPDGVYESPIEDGVATKGGFFLTHFKHNFSDNLKMDAKLRYSKYAHQFNLFLDGSGVSGANVVETQTEYLAARGLTGGDFTYLNGQPLAANALLFENRILDRTRPLSETMADIKLTRTAGDHTITGGTFISRSSAGDFNVITNYLGEYNNRPDLVELSGYSINGVTNRGTAYTNRNISSNKIALFLADEIKLDRWNLDFGVRYERASGDIESEGSTSYAVDNTGIANLDNVTWGNGSWTRGHVSADDFAVALAGLYKVSDAFSAYGNFSRGYFFPELRGTKFDGFGNPSSYDTEKIIQGEAGVKYGKNNFSGTGAFYAINLNDRRVVNFINAPGGGFIEDVDTQDTKTFGFEGTYNWRFVQDFSLNGSLTIQSHEITKSTANPQFEGNKISRQPNFINAIGIDYDNAVLDAGFNYNYTGKKYTNDSNTIELDAISIANLNLGYTFKTDEDGGSVRLGAQVYNLFNSEGITEGSPRLNNTQTEEAYFVGRPILPTRVFLNATFTF, encoded by the coding sequence ATGAAGAATTTAATTTTTGCATTCGTTTGCATTCTTGGATTTTCGAGCGTATCCGCACAAACAGAAATTAAAGGTGTGGTCAATGATGATTCAGGAATACCCGTTGCAGGTGCCAACATTATTATCAAAGGCACAACTGCAGGAACTATTTCCGATTTTGACGGAAATTACAGTTTAAACTCAGGTTTAACTGGAACACAAACTATTCGTGTTACCTACATTGGGTATGGAGTTGTTGAAAAACAAGTAACATTAAATGGAGGAACAGTACAAGTAGACATTGTAATGATAGAAAGTGGAGAACAATTAGATGAAATTTTATTGACAGCGACATCTACTACAAGATCGCAAAAAGAATCTCCTTTATCTGTTACTTCTTTAGGTGCTAAACAATTAGCTAAAGCAAACACAAGCAGTCAAGCTGATATTTTAATCGGTGTTCCTGGAATTACTGCTGAAGGTGGTGGTGGTGAAGTTGCCTCTAACGTTTTTGTGAGAGGACTCCCTTCTGGAGGTCAATATCAGTATACGCCATTACAAATTGATGGTATGCCGGTGTTAAGCACATTCGGACTTAACTCTTCTGCACATGATGTTTATTTTAGAAATGATATCGGTATTAAAAACTTAGAATTTGTACGTGGGGGTTCTTCTATATTATACGGAGTAGGATCTGTCGCTGGTATTATTAACTACAACAGCATCACAGGTGGTGTAAATCAGAAAACAACAATTCGTACAGAAGTGGCTACAAACTCTCGCTACAAGGCAGATTTTGTGACTAGTGGCCCTTTAGGTGGCGAAGATTCTAATACCTTTTACGCGCTTTCTGGTTTCTATCGTTATGATGACGGACCTATTAAAACAGGATTGCCTACAGAAGGGTTTCAATTAAGAGGGAACCTTAAACAGGTGACTAAAAATGGTTCTATTACTTTTTCTGGTCAATTTATAGACGATAAAGTACAGTTCTTTTTACCTTATCCTTTAGAAGGTGGTTCTCGTGACCGTCCTACTGGTAATGATGGAAATACGATTTATACCTTACAAACAGCCGCTGCATCAAACATTTCGTACCGAACACCAGATGGGGTGTATGAATCTCCTATTGAAGATGGAGTTGCTACAAAAGGCGGATTTTTCCTAACGCATTTCAAGCATAATTTTTCTGATAATTTAAAAATGGATGCCAAGTTGCGCTACTCAAAATATGCTCACCAATTTAATTTATTTTTAGATGGTAGTGGTGTTAGCGGTGCTAATGTTGTAGAAACTCAAACAGAATATTTAGCCGCAAGAGGTTTAACCGGTGGAGATTTCACCTATTTAAACGGACAGCCTTTAGCTGCTAATGCTTTATTATTTGAAAACAGAATTTTAGACAGAACCAGACCTTTGTCTGAGACCATGGCAGATATTAAATTAACAAGAACTGCTGGCGATCATACCATCACTGGAGGTACTTTTATTTCTAGATCTTCCGCAGGAGATTTTAATGTCATCACAAATTATCTTGGAGAATATAACAACAGACCAGATTTAGTAGAACTTTCTGGATACTCTATTAATGGGGTTACCAATAGAGGTACTGCGTATACCAACAGAAATATTTCTAGTAATAAAATTGCTTTGTTCTTGGCAGATGAAATTAAATTGGACAGATGGAATTTGGATTTTGGTGTACGTTATGAACGTGCTTCTGGAGATATTGAATCTGAAGGATCAACATCTTATGCTGTAGATAATACTGGAATTGCTAATTTAGACAATGTTACTTGGGGTAATGGCAGCTGGACAAGAGGGCATGTTTCTGCAGATGATTTTGCAGTTGCTTTAGCTGGTTTATATAAAGTAAGCGACGCTTTTAGCGCGTATGGTAACTTCTCTAGAGGTTATTTCTTTCCTGAATTAAGAGGTACAAAATTTGATGGTTTCGGTAATCCTAGTAGTTATGATACTGAAAAAATCATACAAGGTGAAGCAGGTGTTAAATATGGTAAAAATAACTTCTCAGGTACTGGCGCATTCTATGCTATAAATCTTAACGACCGTAGAGTAGTGAACTTTATCAATGCGCCTGGTGGCGGTTTTATTGAAGACGTAGATACACAAGACACAAAGACTTTTGGTTTTGAAGGCACCTACAACTGGAGATTTGTTCAAGATTTTAGTTTAAACGGTTCGCTAACTATACAAAGTCATGAAATCACTAAATCTACTGCAAATCCACAATTTGAAGGGAATAAAATTTCTAGACAGCCAAACTTTATAAATGCTATTGGTATCGATTATGACAATGCGGTTTTAGATGCTGGTTTTAATTACAACTATACCGGTAAAAAATATACAAATGATTCCAATACAATTGAGTTAGATGCTATTAGTATTGCCAACTTAAATCTAGGATATACCTTCAAAACAGACGAAGATGGAGGTAGTGTTAGACTTGGTGCACAAGTATACAACCTATTTAATTCTGAAGGAATTACAGAAGGTTCTCCTCGATTGAATAATACGCAAACAGAAGAAGCATATTTTGTAGGTAGACCAATTTTACCAACACGTGTCTTCTTAAACGCGACATTTACTTTTTAA
- a CDS encoding TerC family protein, whose product MLIWGLFLVLIIIFLALDLGVFNKEDHIIKTKEASIWTAVWVTVALAFSGVIYWLFSSGLIENPTGLTPKGAVLKYITGYLIELSLSIDNVFVIAVIFTSFKIPLIYQHRVLFWGILGAIVFRALMIFFGVALITRFEWIIYVFGVFLLYTAFKMLKGDDENFDPKNSFVFRQIKKVYPITSQINGHDFFVKRMGLNAATPLFVALIVIELTDILFALDSIPAILAITADPFIVFTSNILAILGLRSMYFLISRMLQKFRYINYSLVVILAFVGIKMLLSHHVEFPEWLSLGVIALALIGGIVASLLIKGKEEEVI is encoded by the coding sequence ATGTTAATTTGGGGATTGTTTCTGGTGCTAATTATAATTTTTTTAGCCCTTGATTTGGGTGTTTTTAATAAAGAAGACCATATTATAAAAACAAAAGAGGCTAGCATATGGACCGCCGTTTGGGTTACCGTTGCTTTAGCGTTTAGCGGAGTGATTTATTGGTTGTTCTCTTCGGGGCTAATAGAAAATCCTACGGGACTTACACCCAAAGGTGCTGTTTTAAAGTACATTACCGGATATTTAATAGAACTTTCTTTAAGTATTGACAACGTGTTTGTTATTGCTGTGATTTTTACTTCTTTTAAAATTCCATTAATTTACCAACATCGCGTATTATTTTGGGGTATTCTAGGAGCCATTGTGTTTAGAGCTTTAATGATCTTTTTTGGGGTAGCTTTAATTACGAGATTTGAATGGATTATTTATGTATTTGGAGTATTCCTATTGTATACTGCTTTTAAGATGTTAAAAGGAGATGATGAAAACTTTGATCCTAAAAACTCTTTTGTTTTTCGGCAAATTAAAAAAGTATATCCAATAACGTCTCAAATTAATGGACACGATTTTTTTGTTAAGCGGATGGGATTGAATGCAGCTACTCCCCTATTTGTAGCCCTAATTGTTATAGAGCTGACAGATATTTTATTTGCGCTAGATAGTATTCCTGCCATATTAGCCATTACAGCAGATCCTTTTATTGTATTTACCTCTAATATCTTGGCTATTTTAGGTTTGCGTTCTATGTACTTCTTAATTTCTAGAATGTTACAGAAATTCAGATACATCAATTATAGTTTGGTTGTTATCCTAGCCTTTGTGGGGATAAAAATGCTCTTGTCTCATCATGTAGAATTTCCAGAGTGGTTATCTTTAGGAGTGATAGCTTTAGCACTAATTGGTGGTATAGTTGCATCTCTTTTGATTAAAGGGAAAGAAGAAGAAGTTATTTAG
- the hpf gene encoding ribosome hibernation-promoting factor, HPF/YfiA family — protein MNINFEYNDVKASERLEIFAGKKLTKLFDKHDNIIRADVFLKKENTSTPDTGLICNIKLSIPGPVLFAESSNGSFEASIASSVDELERQLQKRKDKMSRVK, from the coding sequence ATGAATATCAATTTTGAATATAACGACGTAAAAGCAAGTGAAAGATTGGAAATTTTCGCAGGTAAGAAACTTACAAAGCTTTTTGATAAACATGATAATATTATTCGTGCAGATGTTTTTTTGAAAAAGGAAAATACCTCTACTCCAGATACAGGGTTAATTTGTAATATTAAATTAAGTATTCCTGGTCCAGTATTATTTGCAGAATCTAGCAATGGAAGTTTTGAAGCATCAATAGCATCATCTGTAGATGAATTAGAACGTCAACTTCAAAAAAGAAAAGATAAAATGAGTAGGGTTAAATAG
- a CDS encoding MGH1-like glycoside hydrolase domain-containing protein, with the protein MKEHLIKQAISILEENFQEGGFTIPCKGLYPFQWKWDSGFIAIGQAHYDMEKAKTEIATLLDAQWQNGFIPHIIFHNESDTYFPGANVHRSDLSPLASKKYKSTGMTQPPVTGFVLDEMYRIAEDKEDILNYIATQIDNVYDNHAYFYTHRDVNNEGLVFIYHNWESGTDNSPIWDDIWKTMNPPDYTFERRDTTHVDASQRPTKREYDHYLNIIEIAKEYHYDDAKIAEHSPFLVLDPLFNAMLIKSNESLIHLYRLLGDTGKVVQLEKWQEKSIKGFNEKLWDDKLNAYVHYDLRKDAPIRFVTSSSFSALYGGIPNQERADLLIQTMMGKFGDEELYLCASFDPQSDRFDPKKYWRGPVWINMNWILYNGLKRYGFNDIAQRVKEDSIALIEKNGFFEYFNPIKKVGDTEKIGYGGNNFSWSAALLIDMLK; encoded by the coding sequence ATGAAAGAACATTTAATCAAACAGGCCATAAGCATATTAGAAGAAAACTTCCAAGAAGGTGGTTTTACGATACCTTGTAAAGGCTTATATCCTTTTCAATGGAAGTGGGATAGTGGTTTTATTGCTATCGGGCAAGCACATTATGATATGGAGAAGGCAAAAACTGAAATTGCGACCTTATTGGATGCGCAATGGCAAAATGGATTTATTCCACATATCATTTTTCATAATGAGAGTGACACCTACTTTCCTGGGGCAAACGTACACCGCTCAGATTTGAGTCCGCTTGCTTCAAAAAAATACAAATCTACAGGAATGACTCAACCTCCAGTTACTGGTTTTGTTCTTGACGAAATGTATCGAATTGCAGAAGATAAAGAAGATATTTTGAACTATATCGCTACTCAAATAGATAACGTATATGACAATCACGCGTATTTCTATACGCATAGAGATGTGAACAATGAAGGACTTGTTTTTATCTATCACAACTGGGAATCAGGCACTGATAATTCTCCTATTTGGGATGATATTTGGAAAACTATGAATCCGCCAGACTACACCTTTGAACGCAGGGATACAACTCATGTAGATGCGTCACAACGACCAACAAAGCGCGAATATGATCATTACTTAAATATTATAGAAATTGCAAAAGAGTATCATTATGACGATGCTAAAATTGCAGAACATTCGCCCTTCCTTGTTTTAGATCCTTTATTTAATGCCATGCTTATAAAGTCTAACGAATCGCTTATTCATTTATACCGATTATTAGGAGATACAGGAAAAGTAGTGCAATTAGAAAAATGGCAAGAAAAGAGTATCAAAGGCTTTAATGAAAAATTATGGGATGATAAACTGAATGCTTACGTACATTATGATTTGAGAAAAGATGCTCCTATCCGTTTTGTTACTTCTTCTTCCTTTTCTGCTTTATATGGAGGAATTCCTAATCAAGAGAGAGCAGACCTTTTAATACAGACTATGATGGGAAAATTTGGCGATGAAGAATTATATTTATGTGCTTCTTTTGATCCACAGAGTGATCGTTTTGATCCCAAAAAATACTGGAGAGGTCCCGTTTGGATAAATATGAATTGGATACTCTACAATGGTTTAAAAAGATATGGTTTTAATGATATTGCACAGCGTGTAAAAGAAGATTCTATAGCATTGATAGAAAAGAATGGCTTTTTTGAGTATTTTAATCCTATTAAAAAAGTTGGAGATACCGAAAAGATCGGTTATGGAGGTAACAACTTTTCATGGAGTGCTGCCTTGCTCATCGATATGCTTAAATAA
- a CDS encoding LacI family DNA-binding transcriptional regulator: MEKKTTVTLKDLARKLSISVSTVSRALNNHPDISDLTISRVKELAEKLNYVPNLFAKGFRTHRTNIIGVIVPNISHLYTSTLLKGILEEAELNGYRVIISESNNEENKQTEMLQTMLQFGADGILLSLAKKTKSIHQVLETLQRIPLVLFDKVSEKVPCTQIVINEEEAAFNAVEHLIGLGKKRIAILKETENSFNSEKRFEGYKRALKTYGIPFNPKLVQSTEDISLNNGKRLTNVLLSQKVRPDAIFAITDNAAIGAIKALHKFNVKIPEEVAVVGFSNSINSTIIQPELSTVDQPGERIGRIAAKSLIEEINLPNKELVSKTIEIKTNLIVRDSSFKAL; encoded by the coding sequence ATGGAAAAGAAGACTACGGTTACCTTAAAAGATCTAGCAAGGAAGTTAAGTATCTCTGTTTCAACAGTGTCAAGAGCCTTAAATAATCATCCAGATATCAGTGATCTTACCATTAGTAGGGTAAAAGAATTGGCTGAAAAATTAAATTATGTGCCTAATTTGTTTGCTAAAGGTTTTAGAACTCATAGAACGAATATTATAGGAGTGATTGTACCTAATATTTCTCACTTGTACACGTCTACCCTACTCAAAGGGATATTGGAAGAGGCCGAACTCAATGGATATCGGGTGATAATTTCAGAATCTAACAATGAAGAGAATAAACAAACTGAAATGTTGCAAACCATGTTGCAATTTGGTGCAGATGGTATTTTATTATCTTTAGCTAAAAAAACAAAATCTATCCATCAGGTATTGGAAACCTTACAGCGAATTCCCTTAGTATTGTTTGATAAAGTCTCAGAAAAAGTACCTTGTACTCAGATTGTAATAAATGAGGAAGAAGCGGCTTTCAATGCTGTAGAACATTTAATTGGTTTAGGAAAAAAAAGAATTGCCATCCTTAAAGAAACAGAGAATTCCTTCAATTCTGAAAAACGCTTTGAAGGCTATAAAAGAGCTTTAAAAACGTATGGTATTCCTTTCAATCCAAAATTAGTACAGAGTACGGAAGATATTTCATTAAATAATGGCAAGCGACTTACGAATGTTTTATTGAGTCAGAAAGTAAGACCAGATGCTATTTTTGCAATTACAGACAATGCCGCTATTGGCGCTATTAAAGCATTGCATAAATTTAATGTAAAAATCCCAGAAGAAGTTGCGGTGGTAGGATTTAGTAATTCAATAAATTCAACGATAATACAACCAGAGCTTTCTACTGTAGACCAACCAGGAGAACGTATTGGTCGAATTGCAGCTAAGTCTTTAATAGAAGAAATTAACCTTCCTAATAAAGAATTGGTATCTAAAACTATTGAGATTAAGACAAATTTAATTGTACGGGATTCCTCTTTTAAAGCGCTTTAA
- a CDS encoding acyl carrier protein has translation METEERYQKLKEIIKIYLPEDVSILEVTNESHFINELNINSANLVDIVLDVEDAFDITLENEDMDQMLTVNDALQIIQNKLDAK, from the coding sequence ATGGAAACAGAAGAACGCTATCAGAAATTAAAAGAAATTATAAAAATCTACCTTCCTGAAGATGTGTCAATTTTGGAAGTTACCAATGAAAGTCATTTCATTAATGAGTTAAATATTAATTCTGCCAACCTCGTAGATATTGTGCTAGATGTTGAAGATGCTTTTGATATTACCCTTGAAAATGAAGATATGGATCAGATGCTTACCGTTAATGATGCCTTACAGATTATTCAGAATAAATTAGATGCTAAATAA